From one [Ruminococcus] lactaris ATCC 29176 genomic stretch:
- a CDS encoding AraC family transcriptional regulator: protein MGNIRHTFTSPLRHDHTCHLLYSTYSKYEEDWSSYPHTHYFTELFFVLSGSGSFLVEDETFPIAKHDLIVINPNITHTEKSSLEDPLEYIVLGVDGLNFVIDDANEYLLFHSDEMKDRLDFYFRTILEETENSQKDYEKVCQNLLNILVVHLSRYASSSVEIFPFHKMESRECSRAKRYIDSSFRENITLDKLAEIAQINKYYFSHTFTETYGISPMNYLTQKRIFTSQELLTSTDMSLAQIAQQCGFSSSSYFTQCFRKSCGMTPTAYRKQFLRNQ from the coding sequence ATGGGTAATATACGACACACTTTTACTTCCCCCTTAAGGCATGACCACACCTGTCATCTTCTGTATTCTACCTATTCAAAATATGAAGAGGACTGGAGCAGTTATCCGCACACACATTATTTTACAGAACTTTTTTTTGTGCTGTCAGGAAGTGGCAGTTTTCTCGTTGAAGACGAAACCTTTCCGATCGCAAAGCACGATCTGATCGTGATCAACCCGAATATCACCCACACCGAAAAATCCAGCCTCGAAGACCCGCTGGAATATATTGTACTGGGTGTGGATGGTCTGAATTTTGTCATTGACGATGCAAATGAATATCTTCTGTTCCATTCCGATGAAATGAAAGACCGGCTTGATTTCTATTTCCGTACGATCCTGGAAGAGACAGAGAACTCGCAGAAAGATTACGAAAAGGTCTGCCAGAATCTGCTGAACATCCTGGTCGTCCATCTTTCCCGCTACGCTTCCTCTTCTGTAGAGATTTTTCCGTTCCATAAGATGGAATCCCGCGAATGCAGCCGGGCAAAGCGTTATATTGATTCTTCTTTCCGGGAAAATATTACATTGGATAAACTTGCAGAGATTGCACAGATCAACAAGTATTATTTTTCTCATACTTTCACAGAAACCTATGGGATCTCTCCGATGAATTATCTGACCCAGAAGCGGATCTTTACCAGTCAGGAACTGCTGACTTCCACCGATATGAGTCTTGCACAGATTGCACAGCAATGTGGATTTTCTTCCTCCAGTTACTTTACGCAGTGTTTCCGTAAATCCTGTGGTATGACACCGACTGCCTACCGCAAGCAGTTTCTGCGAAACCAGTGA